In Natrinema amylolyticum, the following are encoded in one genomic region:
- a CDS encoding response regulator, whose product MSPTPSSDPVSLLLVEDNPGDVRLIEEAFKSAGFETTFHTVTDGDAALEFLQNRAATESGPDIDLVLLDLNLPRTSGFEVLETIKNDPELTSLPVLVLTSSEATEDIVRSYELCANAYLTKPTDPGEFADIGRAVEAFWFDEATLPPVPS is encoded by the coding sequence GTGTCTCCCACCCCCTCCAGCGATCCCGTCTCTCTCTTGCTCGTCGAGGACAACCCCGGCGACGTTCGACTCATCGAGGAGGCCTTCAAATCGGCGGGGTTCGAAACGACGTTTCACACGGTCACCGACGGTGACGCCGCGCTCGAGTTCCTGCAAAACCGAGCCGCGACCGAGTCCGGCCCCGACATCGACCTCGTCTTACTGGACCTGAACCTGCCCAGAACGAGCGGGTTCGAAGTCCTCGAGACGATCAAGAACGATCCGGAACTGACGTCGTTGCCGGTGCTCGTGCTCACCAGTTCAGAGGCGACCGAAGACATCGTCAGGAGCTACGAACTGTGTGCCAACGCGTACCTCACGAAGCCGACCGACCCCGGCGAGTTCGCCGACATCGGTCGCGCGGTCGAAGCGTTCTGGTTCGACGAGGCGACGCTGCCGCCGGTCCCCTCGTAA
- the mnhG gene encoding monovalent cation/H(+) antiporter subunit G, whose amino-acid sequence MIHTAVIIALIVVGVFFLLVGTIGLLRLPNVYNRMHATSKPTTLGTAAIFLAGFVEFGPGSEGLTALIGIVFLFLTVPTGAHMIARAAERIGIPFLGSVTWPDPSAIERPERPERLERSERSDEAEPTDD is encoded by the coding sequence ATGATTCACACCGCCGTCATCATCGCGCTGATCGTCGTCGGCGTCTTCTTCCTACTCGTCGGCACGATCGGCCTGTTGCGGCTGCCCAACGTCTACAACCGGATGCACGCCACGAGCAAGCCCACGACGCTCGGCACCGCCGCGATCTTCCTGGCCGGCTTCGTCGAGTTCGGTCCCGGCTCGGAGGGGCTGACCGCGCTCATCGGGATCGTCTTCCTCTTCCTGACGGTTCCCACGGGCGCGCACATGATCGCCCGCGCCGCCGAGCGGATCGGCATCCCCTTCCTCGGCAGCGTCACCTGGCCCGACCCGTCGGCGATCGAGCGGCCCGAGCGACCGGAGCGACTCGAACGCAGCGAGCGCTCCGACGAGGCCGAGCCAACCGACGACTAG
- a CDS encoding SHOCT domain-containing protein, giving the protein MDAIEGSGRERTGETPRNRLRENASGIASLLVTAIWLGAMFTDQGWWLAALLVGYVAVVPLVAILFDEDPDAGDREWDDSSADETERESEPTSDAATDTDARDALETLRERYAAGELTDAQFERKLKRLLDTETLEDARARTRERNRTDRTADRERDRDRNRDREPEFER; this is encoded by the coding sequence ATGGATGCGATCGAGGGGAGCGGTCGCGAACGCACCGGGGAGACGCCGAGGAACCGCCTTCGCGAGAACGCGTCCGGCATCGCGTCGCTACTCGTAACGGCCATCTGGCTCGGTGCGATGTTCACCGACCAGGGGTGGTGGCTCGCGGCGTTGCTCGTTGGCTACGTCGCCGTCGTGCCGTTAGTCGCGATCCTGTTCGACGAAGACCCGGACGCGGGCGACCGGGAGTGGGACGACTCGAGCGCGGACGAGACGGAGCGGGAATCCGAACCGACGAGCGACGCCGCCACCGACACCGACGCGCGCGATGCGCTCGAGACGCTGCGCGAACGCTACGCCGCGGGCGAGTTGACCGACGCACAGTTCGAACGCAAGCTCAAGCGACTGCTGGACACGGAGACGCTCGAGGACGCACGGGCGCGGACTCGAGAGCGAAATCGGACGGACCGGACCGCCGACCGAGAACGGGACCGGGACCGGAACCGGGATCGAGAGCCCGAGTTCGAGCGCTGA
- a CDS encoding DUF790 family protein, whose product MLTKDLLRVSRAGGGYHPQFADRSHRPLAARVIGTYQGHVGEPRAALETALTDLEHDAEDFKLARGLSALLEREATFETDAAVEPERARRAAFEAAEAVGVVTEDERAMALIRASESLDVSADDLETALYADLEERQILSAVEPRWDPDGLVAQYNLSLAQTALFDATELRVRSSDPKALISAIKRLRLMYEIRRLDSEATDGGSEISDREVVVTGPTHLFRATRRYGTRFARLLRTVAKSERWSLAATIDDRGTERTLSLSHEDPIRVPDAEPVADVSFDSGVEADFAARFSTLDLEWDLVREPEPLATGTRVMIPDFAFEYEHGDFRLFFEIMGFWTPEYVEKKLSQLSDLEDVDMLVAVDESLGVGEEIAARDHRAIPYSGTVRVKDVADVLREYERQLVAESAAALPDALRPDEAVITLETLAARHGVSADALADKTFPEHDRVGRTLIRPAVLDALADEIESGMDLADAEAILEDHEISDSSAVLSRLDYRVEWDGLAGGTITERE is encoded by the coding sequence ATGCTGACGAAGGACCTGCTCCGCGTCTCGCGGGCCGGTGGCGGCTACCATCCCCAGTTCGCAGACCGGAGCCACCGCCCGCTCGCGGCCCGCGTCATCGGCACGTATCAGGGTCACGTCGGCGAACCACGCGCCGCCCTCGAGACCGCGCTCACCGACCTCGAGCACGACGCCGAGGACTTCAAACTCGCGCGCGGCCTCTCGGCGCTGCTCGAGCGCGAGGCGACGTTCGAGACCGACGCGGCGGTCGAACCCGAACGCGCCCGGCGGGCCGCGTTCGAGGCCGCCGAGGCGGTCGGCGTCGTCACCGAGGACGAGCGAGCGATGGCGCTCATCCGCGCGAGCGAATCGCTCGACGTCTCGGCCGACGACCTCGAGACCGCCCTCTACGCCGATCTCGAGGAGCGCCAGATCCTGTCGGCGGTCGAACCCCGCTGGGATCCCGACGGGCTGGTCGCCCAGTACAACCTCTCGCTGGCACAGACGGCCCTGTTCGACGCGACCGAGCTGCGAGTCCGCTCGAGCGATCCGAAAGCGCTGATCTCGGCGATCAAGCGTCTGCGATTGATGTACGAGATCAGACGGCTCGATAGCGAGGCGACGGACGGGGGGTCAGAAATTTCGGACCGCGAGGTCGTCGTCACCGGCCCGACCCACCTCTTTCGCGCGACGCGGCGGTACGGGACCCGCTTCGCTCGACTCCTCCGAACGGTCGCGAAGAGCGAGCGGTGGTCGCTCGCGGCGACGATCGACGACCGCGGGACCGAACGGACGCTCTCGCTCTCCCACGAGGATCCGATCCGCGTTCCCGACGCCGAACCGGTGGCCGACGTCTCGTTCGACAGCGGCGTCGAAGCCGACTTCGCCGCCCGGTTCTCGACTCTCGACCTCGAGTGGGATCTCGTCCGCGAGCCGGAACCGCTCGCGACAGGAACGCGGGTAATGATTCCGGACTTCGCCTTCGAGTACGAGCACGGCGATTTCCGCCTCTTCTTCGAGATTATGGGGTTTTGGACGCCAGAATACGTCGAGAAGAAACTCTCGCAGCTGTCTGACCTCGAGGACGTAGACATGCTCGTCGCCGTCGACGAATCGCTGGGCGTGGGCGAGGAAATCGCCGCTCGCGACCACCGGGCGATTCCCTACTCGGGGACGGTCCGAGTCAAAGACGTCGCCGACGTCCTCCGGGAGTACGAACGGCAGTTGGTCGCCGAGAGCGCGGCCGCGCTTCCCGACGCGCTCCGGCCGGACGAGGCCGTTATCACGCTGGAGACGCTGGCGGCGCGCCACGGCGTGAGCGCGGACGCGCTCGCGGACAAGACTTTCCCCGAGCACGACCGGGTCGGGCGGACGCTGATTCGGCCCGCCGTGCTCGACGCGCTCGCCGACGAAATCGAATCCGGCATGGACCTCGCTGACGCCGAAGCGATCCTCGAGGACCACGAAATCTCCGACTCGAGTGCAGTCCTCTCGCGGCTCGACTATCGCGTTGAATGGGACGGACTGGCCGGCGGGACGATCACCGAACGAGAGTGA
- a CDS encoding M48 family metallopeptidase, producing MPLSPDRRLRIRIAGALALVVIVNGLVLSVFAWSVRRVSAASGWSTSTEFGLPLTIGAVLLGAVGLVALQARYGSRTVIAGLDPDELDSERRRNVDGRVRRLAAQAAVPIPSVAVADRDEPGCLTVGSLRSPTIVVTTGLLERLDDDELEAALAHEVAHVANRDLPVVTAVAATVAIGDRLLERERKLRSTLWGMAVVALFTGIGLAVLAVPILALMVVYLVVSAVARGLLGVNAIALGLFAKTREYAADRGASELTGDPAALASALETLESERPTRDARLQASATLGIVSRALSFERDDDDEENWFDRWFVNQFSAETVEEEGPDDGAGYLDRVGERAKTWLRERIVAPVKTSVHRALAWRPPTHPPTEARIERLRTLERDRRG from the coding sequence ATGCCGCTCTCGCCGGACAGACGGCTCCGGATTCGAATCGCTGGCGCACTCGCGCTGGTGGTGATCGTCAACGGGCTCGTCCTCTCGGTGTTCGCCTGGAGCGTCCGCCGCGTTTCGGCTGCGAGCGGGTGGTCGACGTCGACCGAGTTCGGTCTCCCGCTCACTATCGGAGCGGTCCTCCTCGGCGCGGTCGGTCTCGTCGCCCTGCAAGCGCGATACGGCTCGCGAACCGTTATCGCCGGACTCGACCCGGACGAACTCGACAGTGAGCGTCGGCGAAACGTCGATGGGCGGGTCCGACGTCTCGCGGCGCAGGCGGCCGTCCCGATCCCATCGGTGGCCGTCGCCGATCGAGACGAACCGGGCTGCTTGACCGTCGGGTCCCTCCGATCGCCGACGATCGTCGTCACCACAGGCCTGCTCGAGCGACTCGACGACGACGAACTCGAGGCGGCCCTCGCCCACGAGGTCGCCCACGTCGCGAACCGTGACCTCCCGGTCGTTACCGCCGTCGCCGCGACCGTCGCGATCGGCGATCGGTTGCTCGAGCGCGAGCGGAAGCTCCGGAGCACGCTCTGGGGGATGGCGGTAGTGGCCCTGTTCACCGGCATCGGTCTCGCCGTCCTCGCAGTCCCGATTCTCGCGCTCATGGTGGTATACCTCGTTGTGAGTGCCGTCGCTCGGGGATTGCTCGGCGTGAACGCGATCGCGCTCGGGCTGTTCGCGAAGACGCGCGAGTACGCCGCCGACCGCGGCGCGAGCGAACTCACTGGCGACCCGGCCGCGTTGGCGAGCGCACTCGAGACGCTCGAGAGCGAGCGCCCGACGCGGGATGCTCGACTCCAGGCGAGTGCGACGCTCGGGATCGTGTCACGGGCGTTGTCGTTCGAGCGAGACGATGATGACGAGGAGAACTGGTTCGACCGATGGTTCGTCAACCAGTTCTCGGCGGAGACAGTGGAGGAGGAGGGGCCGGACGACGGAGCGGGATACCTGGATCGGGTCGGCGAGCGCGCGAAAACGTGGCTCCGCGAGCGGATCGTCGCCCCGGTAAAAACGAGCGTTCATCGAGCGCTCGCGTGGCGACCCCCGACGCACCCGCCGACCGAGGCGCGGATCGAACGGTTGCGGACGCTCGAGCGCGATCGCCGAGGATGA
- a CDS encoding ComEC/Rec2 family competence protein — protein sequence MRRAALVVAVAGLLVLAGCSSGIDDIGGPDGTDGSSPSDVSGDLEIHHIDVGQADSTLIVTPSNETILIDTGDYRDDGATVIDYLRAHDIERVDHLVATHGHADHIGGHPEVIEYLEEEGDGVGAAYDSGVPHTTATYDSYLDAIEEYDVRLFEVAAGDTLPLEDESLAATVLNPPENGGDDVDANGVVLALAFGDFSYLTTGDIEAGTERRLAEEYGDELGADAYQAGHHGSSTSSSGPFLDAVDPNTAIVSSALDSRYGHPHDEVLQAFADRGIETYWTGVHGDIVLTTDGTESAIETERDGPTDPDALLERKREAQSALERPPLEEGERSPTAVDRPSIDGGEPPGDGGRPAIAGADV from the coding sequence ATGCGACGAGCCGCGCTGGTCGTCGCGGTCGCCGGCCTGCTCGTCCTCGCGGGCTGTAGCAGCGGGATCGACGATATCGGCGGTCCCGACGGCACCGACGGGAGTTCTCCGAGCGACGTCAGCGGCGATCTCGAGATCCACCACATCGACGTCGGGCAGGCGGATTCGACGCTCATCGTCACGCCGTCGAACGAGACGATCCTGATCGACACGGGCGACTACCGCGACGACGGGGCGACCGTCATCGACTATCTCCGGGCCCACGACATCGAGCGCGTCGACCACCTCGTGGCGACTCACGGCCACGCCGACCACATCGGCGGCCATCCCGAGGTCATCGAATATCTCGAGGAGGAGGGCGACGGGGTCGGTGCGGCCTACGACTCCGGCGTGCCGCACACGACCGCGACCTACGATAGCTATCTCGACGCGATCGAGGAGTACGACGTGCGACTCTTCGAGGTCGCGGCCGGCGATACGCTGCCCCTCGAGGACGAGTCGCTCGCGGCCACCGTTCTGAACCCGCCCGAGAACGGGGGCGACGACGTCGACGCCAACGGCGTCGTGCTCGCGCTCGCGTTCGGCGACTTCTCGTACCTGACGACCGGCGATATCGAGGCCGGCACCGAACGCCGATTGGCCGAGGAGTACGGCGACGAACTCGGGGCCGACGCCTATCAGGCGGGCCACCACGGCTCGTCGACCTCCTCGAGCGGGCCGTTCCTCGATGCGGTCGACCCGAACACTGCGATCGTCTCGAGCGCTCTCGACTCCCGGTACGGTCACCCCCACGACGAGGTCCTGCAGGCCTTCGCCGACCGCGGGATCGAGACCTACTGGACCGGCGTCCACGGCGATATCGTGCTGACGACCGACGGAACCGAGAGCGCGATCGAGACGGAACGCGACGGCCCGACCGACCCGGACGCGCTGCTCGAGCGGAAGCGAGAGGCGCAGTCGGCGCTCGAGCGACCGCCGCTCGAGGAGGGGGAGCGCTCGCCGACTGCCGTCGATCGTCCGTCGATCGACGGCGGCGAACCACCGGGCGACGGCGGCCGACCGGCGATCGCCGGTGCGGACGTGTGA
- a CDS encoding Na+/H+ antiporter subunit E — protein sequence MRVRTWPVVGVVFAVLWVFVVGQPLTPLSLVRGFLAGLVVGLPVAYVFRRLYGKHVDLGRGIRALPYAGLYLGAFTWELLRANVDVAYRVLSPGMPIEPEVILVPLRVESDVAITIIANSITITPGTVTLDYDEETNALYVHGVNGRDPEAIAEPIRNWEDYALELFDEEASPSDPPPEIVVSGGERDRGPDRQSGGVGDD from the coding sequence ATGCGAGTGCGGACCTGGCCGGTCGTCGGCGTCGTCTTCGCGGTCCTGTGGGTGTTCGTCGTTGGACAGCCGCTCACCCCCCTCTCGCTCGTCCGCGGCTTCCTCGCGGGACTGGTCGTCGGCCTACCGGTGGCGTACGTCTTCCGGCGGCTGTACGGCAAACACGTTGATCTCGGACGCGGGATTCGGGCGCTCCCCTACGCCGGACTCTATCTCGGTGCGTTCACCTGGGAACTCCTGCGGGCGAACGTCGACGTCGCCTACCGGGTGCTCTCGCCCGGGATGCCGATCGAGCCCGAAGTGATCCTGGTGCCGCTGCGGGTCGAGTCCGACGTCGCGATCACGATCATCGCCAACAGCATCACGATCACGCCCGGCACGGTGACGCTGGACTACGACGAGGAAACCAACGCACTGTACGTCCACGGCGTCAACGGCCGCGACCCCGAGGCGATCGCCGAACCGATTCGAAACTGGGAGGACTACGCCCTCGAGCTATTCGACGAGGAGGCATCGCCGTCGGATCCGCCGCCGGAAATCGTCGTCTCAGGCGGGGAAAGAGACAGGGGGCCGGATCGCCAATCGGGAGGTGTCGGCGATGACTGA
- a CDS encoding sodium:proton antiporter, whose protein sequence is MTGVALAATVGALFALGTFLLLRRDLIRVVWGLAIISQAANVYLLAMGGIAPATADSVPILAGHGDHVPQTADPLVQALVLTAIVIGFGMTAFALVLSYRVYEEHDTLDVTELGDRE, encoded by the coding sequence ATGACCGGGGTCGCGCTCGCGGCCACGGTCGGCGCGCTGTTCGCCCTCGGGACCTTCCTCCTCTTACGGCGGGACCTGATCCGAGTCGTCTGGGGGCTGGCGATCATCAGTCAGGCCGCGAACGTCTACCTGCTGGCGATGGGCGGGATCGCGCCGGCGACCGCGGACTCGGTGCCGATCCTCGCCGGCCACGGCGATCACGTCCCGCAGACGGCCGACCCGCTGGTACAGGCGCTCGTGTTGACCGCGATCGTGATCGGGTTCGGGATGACCGCGTTCGCGCTCGTGCTGTCGTATCGGGTCTACGAGGAACACGACACGCTCGACGTCACGGAACTCGGTGATCGCGAATGA
- a CDS encoding MnhB domain-containing protein, whose translation MTTVIMRTTARVIVPIVLVVAISLFFEGHNLPGGGFIGGVLTVTAFAIVYMAFGLDFLERGVLGRDVDPGKERSRDRVVLAYRRLFAYGFAIAVASGLAPLLFGEPFLTQTFVILEGIPIYDHLEVASALAFDFGVYCVVVGGLLTILSVVGAE comes from the coding sequence ATGACGACGGTCATCATGCGTACGACCGCTCGAGTGATCGTCCCGATCGTTCTGGTCGTCGCGATCTCGCTGTTCTTCGAGGGACACAACCTCCCCGGCGGCGGGTTCATCGGCGGCGTTCTCACGGTGACGGCCTTCGCGATCGTCTACATGGCCTTCGGGCTGGACTTCTTAGAGCGAGGAGTCCTCGGACGCGACGTCGACCCCGGCAAGGAACGCTCGCGGGATCGCGTCGTGCTGGCGTATCGCCGCCTCTTCGCGTACGGCTTCGCGATCGCCGTCGCCAGCGGGCTCGCACCGCTGCTGTTCGGCGAGCCGTTCCTCACGCAGACGTTCGTGATTCTGGAGGGGATCCCGATCTACGATCACCTCGAGGTCGCGAGCGCGCTGGCGTTCGACTTCGGGGTCTATTGCGTGGTCGTCGGTGGCCTTCTCACGATCCTCTCGGTGGTGGGAGCCGAATGA
- a CDS encoding complex I subunit 5 family protein, translated as MTATPVGTESALVIAPMLVVLVAAVGTLLLGQRPRARAAVSLAGGAGYAIAVAAIDWYIVLAPDAPGIATYQVGDWPAPFGITLVADGLSAFMLTMVAILGIASLVFSTRHLPGGEGRSYYFPLFHFLALGVTGAFLTGDLFNLFVWFEVMLMASYVFVAYSGGPQHTRAAFWYVTLNLLASAVFLLGVGGIYATTGTLNMADLAQRLADPAAYGLEPVPVVGLLGLLLSVFAIKAGLVPFQFWIPTAYRAAPPQITALLAGATKKVGIYAIIRLSFTIFAGAEIAVDLPLPFLDVAIAGDSPLPFVGAALFVMAAGSILLGGIGAVGRDSMEGVFAYSSIGQVGFIAIPVAIAATAAGPGLRKFAIIAALVYALNHTLAKGLLFLAVGTVRSATGTSRFADLGGLARRSPPLAIAVFVGSLALVGIPPLSGFFGKFLVFDAAARAEAGSVLVLLLVGSLLTIAYATRLWNQSFWGARTDAVEAATVDSVQVAILVALAVAIIAVGIGFEPVYQFAETAAEAALDTEGYVDAVDPQSASELGGSNGGDH; from the coding sequence ATGACGGCGACGCCCGTCGGCACGGAATCGGCGCTCGTGATCGCACCGATGCTGGTCGTCCTCGTCGCGGCCGTCGGCACGCTGCTGCTCGGCCAACGACCGCGGGCTCGAGCGGCCGTCAGCCTCGCCGGCGGCGCGGGCTACGCGATCGCGGTCGCGGCGATCGACTGGTATATCGTCCTCGCGCCGGACGCGCCGGGGATCGCAACGTATCAGGTCGGCGACTGGCCGGCCCCCTTCGGCATCACGCTCGTCGCCGACGGTCTGTCGGCGTTCATGCTCACCATGGTCGCGATCCTCGGGATCGCGTCGCTCGTCTTCTCGACCAGACACCTCCCCGGCGGCGAGGGCCGCAGCTACTACTTCCCGCTCTTTCACTTCCTCGCGCTGGGCGTCACCGGCGCTTTCCTCACCGGCGATCTGTTCAACCTCTTCGTCTGGTTCGAGGTGATGCTGATGGCCAGCTACGTCTTCGTCGCCTACAGCGGCGGCCCCCAGCACACCCGCGCCGCATTCTGGTACGTCACGCTCAATCTGCTGGCCAGCGCCGTCTTCCTGCTCGGCGTCGGCGGTATCTACGCGACGACCGGCACGCTCAACATGGCCGATCTGGCCCAGCGACTCGCCGACCCGGCGGCCTACGGGCTCGAACCCGTCCCCGTCGTCGGCCTGCTGGGCCTGTTGCTGTCGGTGTTCGCGATCAAGGCCGGCCTCGTCCCCTTCCAGTTCTGGATCCCGACCGCCTACCGGGCCGCACCACCACAGATCACGGCCCTGCTCGCCGGTGCGACGAAAAAGGTCGGAATCTACGCCATCATCCGACTCTCCTTTACGATCTTCGCCGGTGCGGAGATCGCCGTCGATCTGCCGCTTCCGTTCCTGGACGTCGCGATCGCGGGCGACTCGCCGCTGCCGTTCGTCGGCGCGGCGCTGTTCGTCATGGCGGCCGGCAGCATCCTCTTGGGCGGTATCGGGGCCGTCGGCCGCGACTCCATGGAGGGCGTCTTCGCCTACTCGAGCATCGGCCAGGTCGGGTTCATCGCTATCCCGGTCGCGATCGCGGCGACGGCAGCCGGCCCGGGGCTGCGCAAGTTCGCGATCATCGCCGCGCTGGTGTACGCGCTCAACCACACGCTGGCGAAGGGACTGCTCTTTCTCGCCGTCGGAACGGTCAGGTCCGCGACGGGAACGAGCCGCTTCGCCGACCTCGGCGGACTGGCCAGGCGGTCGCCGCCACTGGCGATCGCCGTGTTCGTCGGCTCGCTCGCGCTCGTCGGCATTCCGCCGCTGTCGGGCTTCTTCGGCAAGTTCCTCGTCTTCGACGCCGCCGCTCGAGCGGAGGCGGGATCCGTCCTCGTCCTCCTGCTCGTCGGGTCGCTGTTGACGATCGCCTACGCGACCCGGCTGTGGAATCAGAGCTTCTGGGGGGCGCGGACGGACGCCGTCGAAGCGGCGACCGTCGATTCCGTCCAAGTCGCGATCCTCGTCGCCCTCGCGGTCGCGATTATCGCGGTCGGTATCGGCTTCGAGCCCGTCTACCAGTTCGCGGAGACCGCCGCCGAGGCCGCGCTCGATACCGAGGGCTACGTCGACGCCGTCGATCCACAGTCGGCGAGCGAACTGGGCGGCTCGAACGGGGGTGACCACTGA
- a CDS encoding OsmC family protein, which translates to MAKQVTTVSDEGYSASNEIRDFETTIDANGEEAPDTLETLLAAYGSCYVPALRVGGQQRGADDLGRIEIETSGELNDDDKLESVQFDIRVEADVDDDTGDEIIERAFELCKVHDALKDSLHADTSFEGDAF; encoded by the coding sequence ATGGCGAAACAGGTCACCACGGTTTCCGACGAGGGGTACAGTGCATCGAACGAGATTCGGGACTTCGAGACGACGATCGACGCCAACGGGGAGGAGGCCCCCGACACGCTCGAGACTCTACTCGCCGCCTACGGCTCCTGTTACGTACCGGCGCTGCGCGTCGGCGGTCAGCAGCGCGGGGCCGACGACCTCGGGCGGATCGAGATCGAGACGAGCGGCGAACTCAACGACGACGACAAACTCGAGTCGGTCCAGTTCGACATCCGCGTCGAGGCGGACGTGGACGACGACACCGGCGACGAGATCATCGAGCGCGCCTTCGAACTCTGCAAGGTCCACGACGCGCTGAAGGACAGCCTGCACGCGGACACGAGTTTCGAGGGCGACGCGTTCTGA
- a CDS encoding monovalent cation/H+ antiporter complex subunit F produces MTESTPAVLETAIRVALVLVSGLCVLCGYRVIRGPTNPDRVVALDAIATNVVAIAVLFALLTGRGLFITVSLVLAIIGFIATVAVAKFVTEGEVIE; encoded by the coding sequence ATGACTGAGTCAACCCCGGCCGTCCTCGAGACGGCGATCAGAGTCGCGTTGGTCCTCGTTAGCGGACTCTGTGTTCTCTGTGGCTACCGCGTGATCCGCGGACCGACGAACCCGGACCGCGTGGTCGCCTTAGACGCCATCGCGACGAACGTCGTGGCGATCGCGGTCCTGTTCGCCCTCCTGACCGGACGGGGACTGTTCATCACCGTGAGCCTCGTGCTCGCGATCATCGGCTTCATCGCGACCGTCGCCGTCGCCAAGTTCGTCACCGAAGGCGAGGTGATCGAATGA